A window of the Cystobacter fuscus genome harbors these coding sequences:
- a CDS encoding carboxypeptidase regulatory-like domain-containing protein, translating into MRFKFLEPFRRSAGPLALLFLLAVALPIARQSNTPPGKPFAPQAQPPRNSTAWVFLRQKVDLRPAFGMKDWSARGRFVVEQLQSVARTSQGDLRAQLRSQGVEHQPYWLLNVIRVKADDETLKALARRPDVERILLEEQYRIPTPRPGMGLQPTPGAIEWNIARVRAPEVWSTFGIRGEGIVIGSIDTGVQFDHPALARQYRGRLPDGSLDHNYNWFDPSKVCGNPSLAPCDNIGHGTHTLGTMAGDDDGGNQIGVAPGVRWVAAKGCEDLSCSPETLLAAGQWMLAPTDLSGNNPRPDLRPHVINNSWSDGPTNPFFQSLVQAWVASGIFPVFSVGNPQPATCGSVGAPAAYPESYGVGAFDSDGNIASFSARGPSAFEGLTRPDIAAPGVNIRSSVPGGYESLSGTSMAAPHVAATVALMWSAAPSLLGDVETTRALLDASAVDREDLSCGGTSGDNNVWGEGQLDAFAAVERSPVGPAGSVNGVVTDASTGAPLAGARVVAEGPFTRETVTDAEGQYSLTLPVGTYRVSVTLFGYERQSVEGVVVTEGGVVRLDFALRPVPVHTVSGRVLDTSGAPIAFAHVTLLGTPLPTALTDAAGTWRIEGVPEGEYDVRVEADGCFLPRTEHLVVDGDESLELVLESRTDAYGYSCRYEPPAYVEATTPLALDGDDSAVQVSLPFAFTFHGQTYGTAYVSTNGHLNFLELNTSFFNEPIPSPLPPNAAIFALWDDLLVDGESRMLTLTRGSAPTREFVIEWRNVAFLSDGSQRVDFEIILSERGDILLQYRGISDAGFERGESATVGIENEKGTVGLQYSFNTPSLRDERAIRFTLPPNGFIEGVVTDANDGLPLSGATVRALEGEREVRSVTTGADGRYRMQLFLGTYTLEASAPPNYVTETDTVTLSTDGQVVEHHWVLRTARAVLEPTVLEFIVPRGERRIQDLTLRNMGSAPLGWTLQEAGGDRVGVVSRRGLIRSLKYDPNSHTTREVFGGGARPGWAPTLTGDVLRSWPATGLGLPWGVGYTGNVWLSDTPGKSNHEFTVDGMTTGRSWLAPWAGDWLADMAHDAGRGLMCQVNVGGDNGIHCWDPDTGNVVDSITGEFPWTAISQRGLAYRPDDDTFYVGGWNEGIIYHVKGLSHPDRGAVIGQCRPPDGLISGLAWNPSFQVLWMATNSPSDTLYELNPDTCTVLATLAHPTPGFSGGGLELDERGNLWMVSQRTSQAYLVESGVPVFSDVPWLSESPELGRLAAGREQRIAVTADASGLEPGIYHATLYFRSNSGREPTLQVRVVLIVPEYYQGVNVGDGSHIDRAGNLWAPDRRYARGSWGYVDPSQEVRTRSSIRGTDEDPLYQTGRRGFFEYRFDGLPPGVYQLDLRFAEIQDVRRRERLFDVVAEQTLLLPAHDIAGEVGRLTADDHGFFLEVTDGQLNLRFIPREGYGEPLVNALRIIHRPDR; encoded by the coding sequence ATGCGATTCAAGTTCCTTGAACCCTTCAGGAGGAGTGCGGGGCCGCTCGCACTGCTCTTCCTGTTGGCCGTGGCCTTGCCGATAGCCCGTCAATCAAACACGCCGCCGGGCAAGCCATTCGCCCCCCAAGCGCAACCCCCGCGGAACAGCACCGCCTGGGTCTTCCTCCGCCAGAAGGTGGACCTGCGCCCGGCCTTCGGGATGAAGGACTGGAGCGCGCGCGGGCGCTTCGTCGTGGAGCAGCTCCAGTCCGTGGCCCGGACCAGTCAGGGCGATCTCCGCGCCCAATTGCGGAGCCAGGGCGTGGAGCACCAGCCCTACTGGCTCCTCAACGTCATCCGCGTGAAAGCGGACGACGAGACCCTCAAGGCGTTGGCCCGGCGGCCCGACGTCGAGCGCATCCTCCTGGAGGAGCAGTACCGCATCCCGACGCCACGCCCCGGGATGGGGCTGCAACCCACCCCCGGAGCCATCGAGTGGAACATCGCCCGCGTCCGCGCCCCCGAGGTCTGGTCCACCTTCGGCATCCGCGGCGAGGGCATCGTCATCGGCAGCATCGACACCGGCGTCCAGTTCGACCACCCCGCGCTGGCCCGGCAGTACCGCGGGCGCCTCCCGGATGGGAGTCTGGATCACAACTACAACTGGTTCGATCCCTCCAAGGTCTGTGGCAACCCCTCGCTGGCGCCCTGCGACAACATCGGCCACGGCACACACACCCTGGGCACCATGGCGGGAGATGATGACGGCGGCAACCAGATTGGCGTGGCGCCGGGCGTGCGGTGGGTGGCCGCCAAGGGCTGCGAGGACCTGAGCTGCTCGCCCGAGACACTGCTGGCCGCCGGCCAGTGGATGCTCGCCCCCACGGATCTGAGCGGCAACAACCCGCGGCCGGACCTGCGGCCGCACGTCATCAACAACTCGTGGAGTGACGGGCCGACGAATCCCTTCTTCCAGTCCCTCGTGCAGGCCTGGGTCGCCTCGGGCATCTTCCCCGTCTTCTCCGTCGGCAACCCCCAGCCGGCCACCTGCGGCAGTGTGGGCGCGCCCGCCGCGTACCCCGAGAGCTACGGGGTCGGCGCCTTCGATAGCGACGGGAACATCGCCTCCTTCTCCGCCCGGGGCCCCTCGGCGTTCGAGGGCCTCACCCGACCCGACATCGCCGCGCCCGGCGTGAACATCCGCAGCAGCGTACCAGGCGGCTACGAGTCCCTCAGCGGCACCTCCATGGCGGCTCCTCACGTGGCGGCCACGGTGGCGCTGATGTGGTCCGCGGCTCCATCGCTGCTGGGAGACGTGGAGACCACCCGCGCCCTGCTCGATGCGTCGGCGGTGGACCGGGAAGATCTGAGCTGCGGAGGCACGTCGGGAGACAACAACGTCTGGGGGGAGGGCCAGCTCGACGCCTTCGCCGCCGTGGAGCGCTCTCCCGTCGGTCCCGCCGGCAGCGTGAACGGCGTGGTGACCGATGCGTCCACCGGGGCCCCCCTGGCCGGCGCACGGGTCGTGGCCGAGGGGCCCTTCACACGGGAAACGGTCACGGATGCGGAGGGCCAGTACTCCCTGACGCTGCCAGTGGGAACGTACCGCGTCTCCGTCACCCTCTTCGGCTACGAGCGCCAGAGCGTGGAAGGGGTGGTGGTGACCGAGGGCGGCGTCGTCCGCCTGGACTTCGCGCTGCGCCCGGTGCCAGTGCATACCGTCTCGGGCCGGGTGCTCGACACCTCCGGGGCTCCCATCGCCTTCGCCCACGTCACCCTCCTGGGCACTCCCCTGCCCACCGCCCTCACCGACGCGGCCGGCACCTGGCGCATCGAGGGCGTGCCGGAGGGCGAGTACGACGTGCGGGTGGAGGCGGACGGCTGCTTCCTGCCGCGCACCGAGCACCTGGTCGTGGACGGCGACGAGTCGCTGGAGCTGGTGCTGGAGTCCCGAACGGACGCCTACGGCTACTCCTGCCGGTACGAGCCGCCCGCCTATGTCGAGGCCACCACGCCCCTCGCTCTGGACGGGGATGACAGCGCGGTCCAGGTGAGCCTGCCCTTCGCCTTCACCTTCCATGGCCAGACGTACGGCACCGCCTACGTCTCCACCAACGGCCACCTGAACTTCCTCGAACTCAACACGAGCTTCTTCAACGAGCCCATCCCCAGCCCGCTCCCGCCCAACGCCGCCATCTTCGCCCTCTGGGACGATCTCCTCGTCGACGGGGAGTCCAGGATGCTGACACTGACGAGGGGCTCGGCCCCCACGCGCGAGTTCGTCATCGAGTGGCGCAACGTGGCCTTCCTCAGCGACGGGTCCCAACGCGTCGACTTCGAGATCATCCTCTCCGAGCGGGGAGACATCCTCCTGCAGTACCGCGGCATCTCCGACGCCGGGTTCGAAAGGGGAGAGTCGGCCACGGTGGGCATCGAGAACGAGAAGGGAACCGTCGGGTTGCAGTACTCGTTCAACACGCCCTCGCTGCGCGACGAGCGGGCGATCCGCTTCACCCTGCCCCCCAACGGCTTCATCGAGGGCGTGGTGACCGACGCCAATGACGGTCTGCCACTCTCCGGCGCCACCGTGCGCGCGCTCGAGGGGGAGCGGGAGGTGCGCTCGGTCACCACCGGCGCGGACGGCCGCTACCGCATGCAGCTCTTCCTCGGCACGTACACGCTGGAGGCCTCCGCACCACCGAACTACGTCACCGAGACGGACACGGTGACGCTCTCCACGGACGGCCAGGTGGTGGAACACCACTGGGTGCTGCGCACGGCGCGCGCCGTACTCGAACCCACCGTGCTCGAGTTCATCGTGCCGCGAGGAGAGCGACGGATCCAGGACCTGACCCTGCGCAACATGGGCTCCGCGCCCCTCGGGTGGACGTTGCAGGAGGCGGGCGGCGACCGGGTGGGCGTCGTTTCCCGGCGTGGGCTCATCCGCAGCCTGAAATATGATCCGAACAGCCACACCACGCGGGAGGTGTTCGGCGGCGGGGCACGGCCCGGTTGGGCACCGACGCTGACGGGAGACGTCCTGAGGAGCTGGCCGGCCACGGGGCTCGGGCTGCCCTGGGGCGTGGGCTACACGGGCAATGTCTGGCTCTCGGATACACCCGGCAAGAGCAACCACGAGTTCACCGTGGACGGGATGACCACGGGACGCAGCTGGCTGGCACCGTGGGCGGGGGACTGGCTGGCGGACATGGCGCACGACGCGGGCCGCGGCCTGATGTGCCAGGTCAACGTCGGAGGTGACAACGGCATCCATTGCTGGGATCCGGACACCGGCAACGTCGTGGACTCCATCACGGGCGAGTTCCCCTGGACCGCGATCTCGCAGCGAGGCCTGGCCTACCGGCCCGATGACGACACCTTCTACGTCGGTGGCTGGAACGAGGGCATCATCTACCACGTCAAGGGGCTGTCCCATCCGGACAGGGGCGCGGTCATCGGCCAGTGCAGACCGCCGGATGGCCTCATCTCCGGCCTGGCCTGGAATCCGTCCTTCCAGGTGCTCTGGATGGCCACCAACAGCCCGAGTGACACCCTCTACGAACTCAACCCGGATACCTGCACGGTGCTGGCGACCCTGGCGCACCCCACTCCCGGCTTCAGCGGTGGAGGCCTGGAGTTGGATGAGCGGGGCAATCTGTGGATGGTCAGTCAGAGAACCTCCCAAGCGTACCTCGTCGAGAGCGGCGTGCCGGTCTTCTCGGACGTGCCCTGGCTCTCGGAGAGCCCCGAGCTTGGGAGGCTGGCCGCTGGCCGCGAGCAGCGGATCGCCGTCACGGCGGATGCCTCGGGACTGGAGCCAGGCATCTACCACGCCACGCTGTACTTCCGGAGCAACAGCGGGCGCGAGCCCACGCTGCAGGTGCGCGTCGTCCTGATCGTGCCGGAGTACTACCAGGGCGTGAACGTGGGAGATGGCTCCCATATCGACCGCGCGGGCAACCTCTGGGCGCCCGACCGGCGGTACGCCCGCGGGAGCTGGGGATACGTCGACCCGTCCCAGGAGGTCCGGACCAGATCCTCCATCCGCGGCACGGACGAGGATCCGCTCTACCAGACGGGCCGGCGTGGCTTCTTCGAGTACCGCTTCGATGGCCTGCCTCCGGGCGTGTACCAGCTCGACCTGCGCTTCGCGGAGATCCAGGACGTGCGACGCCGGGAGCGCCTCTTCGACGTGGTGGCGGAGCAGACCCTCCTGCTGCCGGCGCATGACATCGCGGGGGAGGTGGGCAGGTTGACGGCGGATGACCACGGCTTCTTCCTCGAGGTCACCGACGGCCAGCTCAACCTCCGGTTCATTCCGCGCGAGGGCTACGGGGAGCCGCTCGTCAACGCCCTGCGGATCATCCACCGGCCGGATCGGTAG
- a CDS encoding DUF885 domain-containing protein, protein MLEAVPAEKDAATATLHALIASEWQYQLEHCPTYASVLGDRRWNDRWDDRSLTAIEADHRHNLQILARLQEMDRQQLPAEDQLTYDLFRRDYELWIEEHRLKWHLLPTNHMGGIPEGIKQPPGLQTAYQLADTLRFSTTKDYEEWIARLDGFGTYVDQIVALMREGMRERLMYPRVVLQRIPPQLEKQLVDDPARSGFYSPFTRFPSSIPVAEQQRLSAAGHAAIARGVLPALTRFHQFLTSEYLPAAPEQVGAWQLPEGQALYGFFARKYTTTNLLPEQIHELGLAEVQRIHAEMEAVKEKTGFQGSLHEFFQFLRTDPRFYCKSGEELLLRYRALAKQIDPRTVKLFKTLPRQPYGVEPTPEAMAPDATTGFYYPAASDGSRPGTYLVNLYRPETRPTWEMVPLTLHEAMPGHHLQTSLAAEQEQLPDFRRYGYHVAYGEGWALYCETLGDELGLYDDPYDKFGQLSYDMWRAVRLVVDTGMHARRWSRQQAIDYFLENAPRQPLDVINEVDRYLVWPGQALAYKVGQLKFRELRTRAERELGARFDVREFHDVVLLGGSLPLDILEQRVEAWVARTRLAFKGG, encoded by the coding sequence ATGCTGGAAGCAGTTCCCGCGGAGAAGGACGCCGCCACGGCCACACTCCACGCGCTGATCGCGAGCGAGTGGCAGTACCAGCTCGAGCACTGCCCCACCTATGCGTCGGTGCTGGGCGATCGCCGCTGGAACGACCGCTGGGACGACCGGAGCCTCACCGCCATCGAGGCGGACCATCGGCACAACCTCCAGATTCTCGCGCGGCTCCAGGAGATGGATCGCCAGCAGCTCCCGGCCGAGGACCAGCTCACCTACGATCTGTTCCGGCGAGACTACGAGCTGTGGATCGAGGAGCACCGGCTCAAGTGGCACCTGCTGCCCACCAACCATATGGGCGGGATCCCGGAGGGCATCAAGCAGCCTCCGGGCCTCCAGACGGCCTACCAGCTCGCCGACACGCTGCGCTTCTCGACGACGAAGGACTACGAGGAGTGGATTGCCCGCCTCGACGGCTTCGGCACCTACGTGGATCAGATCGTCGCGCTCATGCGCGAGGGCATGCGTGAGCGCCTCATGTATCCCCGGGTCGTCCTGCAGCGCATCCCGCCCCAGCTCGAGAAGCAGCTCGTGGACGACCCCGCGAGGAGCGGGTTCTACAGTCCCTTCACGCGCTTTCCCTCCAGCATCCCCGTGGCCGAGCAGCAGCGGCTGTCCGCCGCCGGCCATGCCGCCATCGCGCGCGGGGTGCTGCCCGCGCTCACGCGCTTCCACCAGTTCCTGACGTCCGAGTACCTCCCCGCCGCGCCCGAGCAGGTGGGCGCCTGGCAGTTGCCGGAGGGGCAGGCGCTGTATGGCTTCTTCGCTCGCAAGTACACGACGACGAACCTGCTCCCGGAGCAGATCCACGAGCTCGGACTGGCCGAGGTCCAGCGCATCCACGCCGAGATGGAAGCGGTGAAGGAGAAGACGGGCTTCCAGGGCTCGCTCCACGAGTTCTTCCAGTTCCTGCGCACGGACCCCCGCTTCTATTGCAAGAGCGGTGAGGAGTTGCTGCTGCGCTATCGCGCCCTCGCCAAGCAGATCGACCCGCGCACGGTGAAGCTGTTCAAGACCCTGCCGCGGCAACCCTATGGTGTCGAGCCGACCCCGGAAGCCATGGCCCCGGATGCCACCACGGGCTTCTACTACCCCGCCGCGTCCGACGGCTCCCGCCCTGGCACGTACCTGGTGAATCTCTATCGTCCCGAGACGCGGCCCACCTGGGAGATGGTGCCCCTCACGCTGCACGAGGCCATGCCCGGACACCACCTGCAGACGTCACTCGCCGCCGAGCAGGAGCAGCTCCCCGACTTCCGGCGCTATGGCTACCACGTGGCCTACGGCGAGGGCTGGGCCCTCTACTGCGAAACGCTGGGGGACGAGCTCGGTCTGTACGACGACCCGTACGACAAGTTCGGTCAGCTCTCCTACGACATGTGGCGCGCCGTGCGGCTGGTGGTGGACACCGGCATGCATGCGCGGCGCTGGAGCCGGCAGCAGGCCATCGACTACTTCCTGGAGAACGCGCCGCGTCAGCCCCTGGACGTCATCAACGAGGTCGACCGTTACCTCGTCTGGCCGGGTCAGGCCCTGGCCTATAAGGTGGGACAGCTCAAGTTTCGCGAGCTGCGCACACGCGCCGAGCGCGAGCTGGGCGCGCGCTTCGACGTCCGCGAGTTCCATGACGTGGTGTTGCTCGGCGGCTCCCTGCCGCTGGACATCTTGGAGCAGCGCGTCGAGGCGTGGGTGGCCAGGACCCGCCTCGCCTTCAAGGGCGGATGA
- a CDS encoding class I SAM-dependent methyltransferase: MRRVLLTAVIPTLLLSGCASTTAATPTERTAPTATHTTIAALDEAISGAWRDPKNVARDGHRHPKQTLGFFGVTPDQTVIEITPGGGWYSELLAPYLRDKGHYVAAVWDDAIAGQPKYRYELNQKLREKFAGNAAVYGTPEVRVFDPAKPDFGAAGSADTVLTFRNAHNWVSDGTAPAYFKAFYDVLKPGGTLGVVDHRAKPGTDLEVMKKSGYLTEELVIELAQGAGFVLADRSEINANPKDTADHPNGVWTLPPSNRHDAADDAKYQAIGESDRMTLRFTKPAGAQ, translated from the coding sequence ATGAGACGAGTACTGCTCACCGCCGTGATTCCCACCCTGCTGCTCTCCGGTTGCGCCAGCACCACCGCCGCGACGCCCACGGAGCGCACCGCGCCGACGGCCACCCACACCACCATTGCCGCGCTCGACGAAGCGATCTCCGGCGCCTGGCGCGATCCGAAGAATGTCGCCCGAGACGGGCACCGCCATCCGAAGCAGACGCTGGGCTTCTTCGGCGTCACGCCGGACCAGACGGTCATCGAGATCACTCCCGGCGGTGGCTGGTACAGCGAGCTCCTCGCGCCCTACCTGCGCGACAAGGGCCACTACGTCGCCGCGGTGTGGGACGACGCGATCGCCGGTCAGCCCAAGTACCGCTACGAGCTCAACCAGAAGCTGCGCGAGAAGTTCGCCGGCAACGCCGCGGTCTACGGCACGCCCGAGGTGCGCGTGTTCGATCCCGCGAAGCCGGACTTCGGCGCCGCCGGGTCGGCCGATACGGTGCTCACGTTCCGCAACGCGCACAACTGGGTCAGCGACGGCACCGCACCGGCGTACTTCAAGGCGTTCTACGACGTGTTGAAGCCGGGAGGCACCCTGGGCGTCGTCGATCACCGCGCCAAACCGGGGACCGACCTCGAGGTGATGAAGAAGTCCGGCTATCTGACCGAGGAGCTGGTCATCGAGCTGGCCCAGGGCGCCGGGTTCGTGCTCGCGGACAGGAGCGAAATCAACGCCAACCCGAAGGACACCGCCGACCATCCCAACGGCGTGTGGACCTTGCCTCCCAGCAACAGGCACGACGCGGCCGACGATGCGAAGTACCAGGCCATCGGAGAGAGCGACCGCATGACGCTGCGCTTCACCAAGCCCGCCGGCGCCCAGTGA
- a CDS encoding class I SAM-dependent DNA methyltransferase, with translation MADSVLDFYEQLAGDYHLIFADWRRSIAWQGDVLDRLLGAELGPGPYTLLDASCGIGTQALGLASRGHRVHATDLSPTSVQRTAHEASSLGVPLTTGVADLRTLDTQVPGTFDAVLSCDNALPHLLTDEELRAATRAVSVKLRPGGVFLATLRDYDKLLEEKPHATQPQVIDSPEGRRIVFQVWDWAEDGRTYAFSLFLVRQRGGQWETLQHRTVYRALRRAELDAALGAAGFTRIRWHPPEESGFYQPVVTARR, from the coding sequence ATGGCCGATTCCGTTCTCGACTTCTACGAGCAACTCGCCGGTGACTATCACCTCATCTTCGCCGACTGGCGGCGCTCGATCGCCTGGCAGGGCGACGTGCTGGACCGGCTGCTCGGTGCGGAACTGGGCCCCGGCCCCTACACGTTGCTGGATGCCTCGTGCGGCATTGGCACACAAGCACTCGGGCTCGCCTCGCGCGGCCACCGCGTCCACGCCACGGACCTCAGCCCCACCTCGGTGCAACGCACCGCGCATGAGGCCTCCTCGCTCGGCGTGCCGCTCACCACGGGCGTCGCGGACCTGCGCACCCTCGACACGCAGGTGCCCGGGACGTTCGATGCGGTGCTCTCCTGCGACAACGCGCTCCCCCACCTGCTCACCGACGAGGAGCTGCGCGCCGCCACGCGCGCCGTCTCGGTGAAGCTGAGGCCCGGGGGCGTGTTCCTCGCCACCCTACGGGATTACGACAAGCTCCTGGAGGAGAAGCCTCACGCCACGCAGCCCCAGGTCATCGACTCGCCCGAGGGCCGGCGCATCGTCTTCCAGGTGTGGGACTGGGCCGAGGATGGCCGTACCTATGCGTTCTCGCTCTTCCTCGTGCGCCAGCGTGGTGGGCAGTGGGAGACGCTCCAGCACAGGACGGTGTACCGCGCGCTCCGGCGCGCCGAACTGGACGCGGCGCTCGGCGCGGCGGGCTTCACGCGCATCCGGTGGCACCCACCCGAGGAGTCGGGCTTCTATCAGCCCGTCGTGACCGCACGCCGCTGA
- a CDS encoding pectate lyase family protein translates to MRLRSQKQGVVSSAVFLAVALASACGGADSPVTAYDTDSALSAASAPLAVIDAKTLTDTTAPLLLPLSGTRTYSAPVETSSGHEPSNYKAAPVVPSIVPAKSDPTGGVLTFERETAPLEGWHAWARDGAAGKHRQVLVSGGSSAAANRIYTVYTKEQLVNAIREARNEPKIIRVVGHIDFRVDGGVFKEYTSYDDLKSGGSLFIPSNTTLVGIKDANGKPARISGTQLLIGNENANFEVDFKAWVAAGKNPDAFPGWTRNVIVRNLAIDTMWDVNPEDSSNAYADGICVAWAQNVWIDHITLTDLPTPSSMSSDTRHDGGLDVVRGSDYVTISNSYFTIHGKTTLVGNSDAGRQWSDEGRLHVTFTGNHWEGVNSRTPRVRYGQVHIYNNLVTGDTNPSAANGTIPAGAAASDVKFESAIGVGYKADILAENNYYNMKTLKPKEVCGKLVTDHGKGVSFRSSGARFISNKDDAGKPMTATIDVQLQGCDGIPVANLWSPPYSYTLKTADTAKTAVLANVGAGKL, encoded by the coding sequence ATGAGATTGAGATCCCAGAAGCAGGGAGTGGTGTCTTCGGCTGTGTTTCTGGCGGTAGCCCTGGCGTCAGCCTGTGGAGGAGCCGACAGTCCTGTCACGGCCTACGACACGGACAGCGCGCTGAGCGCCGCCTCCGCGCCCCTGGCAGTGATTGACGCGAAGACCCTGACGGACACCACGGCACCGCTGCTGCTGCCGCTGTCTGGGACCCGGACCTACAGCGCTCCGGTCGAGACGTCGAGCGGGCATGAGCCCTCCAATTACAAGGCGGCGCCCGTGGTGCCGAGCATCGTGCCGGCCAAGAGCGATCCGACAGGAGGCGTGCTGACCTTCGAGCGAGAAACGGCGCCGCTGGAAGGGTGGCATGCCTGGGCCCGTGACGGAGCGGCTGGCAAGCATCGCCAGGTGCTGGTCTCCGGCGGTTCCTCGGCGGCGGCCAACCGTATCTACACCGTGTACACCAAGGAGCAGCTGGTCAATGCCATCCGCGAGGCCAGGAACGAGCCCAAGATCATCCGGGTGGTCGGGCACATCGACTTCCGGGTGGATGGTGGCGTGTTCAAGGAATACACCAGCTATGACGACCTGAAGAGTGGCGGCTCCCTCTTCATTCCGTCCAACACCACGCTCGTGGGAATCAAGGACGCGAATGGCAAGCCCGCCAGGATTTCCGGTACGCAGCTCTTGATCGGCAACGAGAACGCCAACTTCGAGGTGGACTTCAAGGCCTGGGTGGCGGCGGGAAAGAACCCGGATGCCTTCCCGGGTTGGACCCGCAACGTCATCGTCCGCAACCTGGCCATCGACACCATGTGGGACGTGAACCCGGAGGATTCATCCAACGCCTATGCCGACGGCATCTGCGTCGCCTGGGCCCAGAACGTCTGGATCGATCACATCACCCTGACGGATCTCCCGACCCCGTCGTCCATGTCCTCGGATACCCGCCATGACGGAGGCCTGGACGTGGTGCGTGGCTCCGACTACGTCACCATCTCCAACAGCTACTTCACCATACACGGCAAGACGACCCTGGTGGGCAACAGCGATGCCGGGCGGCAGTGGAGCGATGAGGGCCGCCTCCACGTCACCTTCACCGGCAACCACTGGGAGGGCGTGAACAGCCGGACGCCGCGCGTGCGCTATGGCCAGGTGCACATCTACAACAACCTGGTGACGGGTGACACCAACCCGAGTGCCGCCAATGGCACCATTCCCGCCGGAGCGGCCGCGTCGGACGTCAAGTTCGAGAGCGCCATCGGCGTGGGCTACAAGGCCGACATCCTGGCGGAGAACAACTACTACAACATGAAGACCCTCAAGCCGAAGGAGGTCTGCGGCAAGCTCGTGACCGATCACGGCAAGGGGGTGAGCTTCCGCAGCAGCGGGGCCCGCTTCATCAGCAACAAGGACGACGCCGGCAAGCCCATGACGGCCACGATCGACGTGCAGTTGCAGGGCTGCGATGGCATTCCGGTGGCCAACCTCTGGAGCCCGCCCTACAGCTACACGCTGAAGACGGCGGACACCGCCAAGACCGCGGTCCTGGCGAACGTCGGCGCGG